In one Lolium rigidum isolate FL_2022 chromosome 3, APGP_CSIRO_Lrig_0.1, whole genome shotgun sequence genomic region, the following are encoded:
- the LOC124696369 gene encoding alcohol dehydrogenase-like 7 gives MEDKCPEPIRCKAAVCRAAGEPLTVEEVVVDPPRAYELRIKIVCTSLCHSDVTFWRMKDFPGVFPRIFGHEAFGVVESVGEHVEGFAAGDSVVPTFLSQCSECTDCKSSRSNVCSKNRFAVRAGMPRDDTTRFRDADGNPVHHFLGVSSFSEFTVVDVTQVVKVDPALPPATACLLSCGASTGVGAAWKLAKVEPGSSVAIFGLGAVGLAVAEGARICGASKIIGVDLNPEKDELGKKFGVTHFINPKELGEKTVSQVIVEMTDGGADYCFECIGLAAVMSDAFQSSREGWGKTIILGVEMHGAPLSIPSREILHGKSVMGSLFGGVKPKQDIPILAEKYLNKELELDKFITHEVAFKDINTAFDLLLQGKSLRCTIWMDK, from the exons ATGGAGGACAAGTGCCCCGAGCCCATCCGCTGCAAAG CGGCCGTGTGCAGGGCCGCCGGCGAGCCGCTCACCGTGGAGGAGGTCGTCGTGGACCCGCCCAGGGCCTACGAGCTCCGGATCAAGATCGTCTGCACGTCGCTCTGCCACAGCGACGTCACCTTCTGGCGCATGAAG GACTTCCCCGGCGTCTTCCCCAGGATATTCGGCCACGAAGCTTTCGG GGTGGTGGAGAGCGTGGGCGAGCACGTGGAGGGCTTCGCCGCCGGCGACTCAGTGGTGCCGACGTTCCTGTCGCAGTGCAGCGAGTGCACGGACTGCAAGTCGTCCCGGAGCAACGTGTGCTCCAAGAACCGGTTCGCGGTGCGGGCGGGGATGCCGCGCGACGACACCACCAGGTTCCGCGACGCCGATGGGAACCCTGTCCACCACTTCCTCGGCGTGTCCAGCTTCAGCGAGTTCACCGTGGTGGACGTGACCCAGGTCGTCAAGGTCGACCCGGCCTTGCCGCCGGCCACGGCCTGCCTCCTCAGCTGCGGCGCCAGCACTG GGGTCGGAGCGGCATGGAAGCTGGCTAAAGTCGAGCCGGGGTCTTCAGTTGCTATCTTCGGCCTCGGAGCCGTGGGTTTGGCG GTGGCTGAAGGAGCCAGGATCTGTGGAGCGTCAAAGATCATCGGCGTGGATTTAAACCCAGAGAAAGATGAGCTCG GAAAGAAATTTGGTGTGACACATTTCATCAATCCAAAAGAACTTGGAGAAAAAACTGTTAGCCAG GTGATCGTCGAGATGACTGACGGCGGTGCCGACTACTGCTTCGAGTGCATCGGGCTGGCGGCGGTGATGAGCGACGCGTTCCAGAGCTCCCGGGAG GGATGGGGCAAGACGATCATCCTAGGAGTTGAAATGCACGGCGCCCCTTTGTCCATTCCATCAAGGGAGATCCTCCATGGGAAGTCCGTCATGGGGTCGCTCTTCGGAGGCGTGAAACCTAAGCAGGATATTCCGATTCTCGCCGAGAAGTACCTGAACAAG GAGCTGGAGCTGGACAAGTTCATAACTCACGAGGTTGCCTTCAAGGACATCAACACGGCATTCGACCTGCTGCTGCAGGGGAAGAGTCTCAGGTGCACCATATGGATGGATAAGTGA
- the LOC124696372 gene encoding alcohol dehydrogenase-like 2: MADQGLSPIHCIAAVCRANGAPLVVEEIVVDPPKAYEIRIKIICTSLCHTDLTFWRVKEDFVIPPLFPRILGHEAYGVVESVGEHVEEFVVGDTVVPTFLGQCDTCSSCASKGNNMCSSVPFAVGPGMRRDGTTRFRDAQGEQLHDFLAVSSFSQYTVVDVNQVVKVHPDVPPKLACLLSCGAGTGVGAAWRLAKVEPGSSVVIFGLGAVGLAVAQGAKMCGATKIVGVDLNPAKQELGKMFGVTDFVNPSELGESSVIEVITEMTDGGADYCFECIGVAAVMIDAFRSAKQGKGKTVILGIEKDGKPICLPSIEFLFGKCVMGSLFGGIKPKTDIPILAEKCMNKELELEKLITHEVALHDINTAFDLLVQGKSLRCIIWMDKLVV, from the exons ATGGCGGATCAGGGCCTCAGCCCTATCCATTGCATAG CGGCGGTGTGCAGAGCCAACGGCGCGCCGCTCGTCGTCGAGGAGATCGTCGTGGATCCACCCAAGGCCTACGAGATCCGCATCAAGATCATCTGCACCTCGCTCTGCCACACCGACCTCACGTTCTGGCGCGTCAAG GAAGATTTTGTGATACCACCACTGTTTCCAAGGATCCTAGGCCACGAGGCCTACGG GGTGGTGGAGAGCGTCGGGGAACACGTGGAGGAGTTCGTCGTGGGGGACACGGTGGTGCCGACGTTCCTGGGGCAGTGCGACACCTGCTCCAGCTGCGCGTCGAAGGGGAACAACATGTGCTCCTCGGTGCCGTTCGCCGTCGGCCCCGGGATGCGGCGGGACGGCACCACCAGGTTCAGGGACGCCCAGGGCGAACAGCTACACGACTTCCTCGCCGTCTCCAGCTTCAGCCAGTACACGGTCGTCGACGTCAACCAGGTCGTCAAGGTCCACCCGGACGTACCGCCCAAGCTCGCCTGCCTCCTCAGCTGCGGCGCCGGCACCG GGGTAGGAGCTGCATGGAGGTTGGCCAAGGTGGAACCTGGGTCATCGGTGGTTATCTTCGGACTGGGAGCGGTCGGGTTGGCG GTGGCGCAAGGTGCAAAGATGTGCGGAGCAACGAAGATCGTCGGTGTTGATCTCAACCCTGCGAAACAGGAACTTG GGAAAATGTTCGGCGTGACAGATTTTGTCAACCCGTCAGAACTCGGCGAGAGTTCAGTCATCGAG GTGATCACTGAGATGACGGACGGTGGCGCCGACTACTGCTTCGAGTGCATCGGTGTCGCGGCGGTGATGATCGATGCCTTCAGAAGCGCTAAACAG GGTAAGGGCAAGACGGTCATCCTGGGGATTGAGAAGGATGGCAAGCCGATCTGCCTGCCGTCCATAGAGTTTCTATTCGGCAAGTGCGTCATGGGATCGCTCTTCGGGGGTATCAAACCCAAGACTGACATCCCAATCCTGGCCGAGAAATGCATGAACAAG gagctggagctggagaaGCTGATCACGCACGAAGTAGCCCTGCATGACATTAATACGGCCTTCGACCTGCTCGTGCAGGGAAAGAGCCTGAGATGCATCATCTGGATGGACAAGCTAGTGGTGTGA